Proteins from one Microcoleus sp. bin38.metabat.b11b12b14.051 genomic window:
- a CDS encoding NADAR family protein → MVIYFYKVEEPYGCFSNFSPHQICLHGQDWLTVEHYYQAQKFVGSVDRRLVAAIRAVATPQEAAELGRDPNHRMRDDWEAVKIPIMRQAVLTKFLAHSDIQAILLATGDRVIVEDSPKDYYWGCGCDGSGQNHLGKILMSVRSEISQRRAVDQNSP, encoded by the coding sequence ATGGTAATTTATTTTTATAAAGTAGAGGAGCCTTACGGCTGCTTTTCCAATTTTTCACCACACCAAATTTGTCTGCACGGGCAAGATTGGTTAACGGTGGAACATTACTATCAAGCCCAAAAATTTGTCGGTAGCGTCGATCGCAGATTAGTGGCGGCGATTCGAGCCGTAGCAACTCCTCAGGAAGCCGCCGAATTAGGTCGCGATCCGAACCACCGGATGCGCGATGATTGGGAAGCTGTGAAAATTCCGATTATGCGTCAAGCCGTTTTAACTAAGTTTCTTGCTCATTCAGACATTCAAGCTATTCTCCTCGCCACAGGGGATCGAGTGATTGTGGAGGATTCGCCAAAGGATTACTACTGGGGCTGTGGCTGCGACGGCAGCGGTCAAAATCATTTGGGTAAAATTCTGATGAGCGTGCGGAGCGAAATTTCTCAGCGCCGGGCGGTCGATCAAAACTCACCTTAA
- a CDS encoding geranylgeranyl reductase family protein — MFDCIIVGAGPAGSTAAYHLALLGRSVVVLEKASLPRNKPCGGGVSPAIAQWLDFDLTPAISLKSNKVSYTWKMGDPTQSQVSSPMWMVQRDIFDDFLIKQAQKTGAELRDSTEVKGIEFKNFIWEVKTNSEPVYGRYLIAADGAGGPMTKWLGFKEPKLCISASLETRSIKGDSLNFDFGTIKKGFIWCFPKADGYSFSIAAMRGDKPKNLKKILTDYATKCGADVSVSNVREHPLSLWNGDRQLHSQNALLVGEAASLADPLTGEGIRPAIFSGFKAAGAIDRSLSGAADALEQYTQAIAAEWGTDMVWAARLAGPFYQFTGSAYRAGVKSQSATQLMGKILCGELRYADIANRALKKLMPF, encoded by the coding sequence ATAAACCTTGCGGTGGTGGCGTGTCTCCGGCGATCGCCCAATGGCTGGATTTTGACCTGACACCAGCTATTTCTCTGAAATCTAACAAAGTTAGCTACACCTGGAAAATGGGCGATCCGACACAAAGTCAGGTAAGTTCGCCAATGTGGATGGTACAGCGAGATATATTTGACGATTTTTTAATTAAACAAGCTCAAAAAACTGGTGCGGAACTTAGAGACTCAACAGAAGTTAAAGGTATTGAGTTTAAAAATTTTATTTGGGAAGTTAAAACTAACTCAGAACCCGTTTACGGCCGCTATTTGATTGCTGCTGACGGTGCCGGCGGGCCGATGACTAAGTGGTTGGGATTCAAAGAACCAAAGCTCTGTATCAGCGCCAGTTTAGAAACTCGCTCGATTAAGGGCGATTCGCTCAATTTCGATTTTGGCACTATTAAAAAAGGTTTTATCTGGTGTTTTCCCAAGGCTGACGGCTACTCTTTTAGTATTGCTGCGATGCGCGGCGACAAGCCAAAAAATCTGAAGAAAATTTTAACCGACTATGCCACTAAGTGCGGTGCTGATGTTAGTGTCAGCAACGTGCGGGAACACCCGCTTTCTCTGTGGAATGGCGATCGCCAATTGCACTCTCAAAATGCGCTGCTTGTTGGAGAAGCCGCTAGTCTCGCCGATCCCCTCACCGGTGAGGGGATTCGACCAGCCATATTTAGCGGATTTAAGGCCGCTGGGGCGATCGATCGCTCTCTCTCAGGTGCAGCCGACGCCCTAGAGCAGTACACTCAGGCGATCGCCGCCGAATGGGGAACTGATATGGTTTGGGCCGCTCGCTTGGCTGGGCCCTTCTATCAGTTTACTGGCTCTGCTTACAGAGCAGGCGTCAAGTCACAGAGCGCTACTCAGTTGATGGGCAAGATTTTGTGCGGGGAATTGCGTTATGCCGATATTGCTAACCGCGCTCTTAAAAAGCTGATGCCGTTTTAG